From the Lathyrus oleraceus cultivar Zhongwan6 chromosome 3, CAAS_Psat_ZW6_1.0, whole genome shotgun sequence genome, the window ACCAAACCGGCTCGGGAACACCCCAACCTTCATGAAGTTCTTTACCAAACTTAGAGCTTGCTGTTTTTAGTCTTTACTGTCTTTGCAGTTGGATGGATATAGCTATGGGTTAGTGATTTAAATTGTTATTGTTTTGTCAATTCCTCTTAGCACTTGTGTGTTTACGTTCTTGTGTTGCCATTTGTCTTATGGTATCGTCAATCTCTCTTTTTATAATAGTTTTTGTTATAATCTGTCTTGGGAGTCAATTTAGAAGAGTATATGATATAATATGTTTGGTTCAAGTAATATTGGATGTGGAGTGTGACTATTGTTGGAAATATCACACCCCGTATGAAAGTAccatattttttatttaaaatatcTTCATAAGATTCAATTTTGCATGATTATTTAGTTTTAGTTTTATACTTCACCTGTTGACCACTGAAATCTCATTGTTCTTATCTCTAGGCACCCCAAGCTGCAAGTTCTTTGCCTCCCCCTTCATCAACACCTCAGCCTCCTGCTTCAACTGCCACACAGTAAGTTCATATTTATTTTTGTGGCTTCATCATAGTTTCAGCTGATGAATGTTCTTCTATTCAGTTTTTGTGTAAAACTCTTATTTTTCTCACTTTGCTTTCAGGGGAGATTCCAATCCTGTGCAAGCGCCTGCTATAACTCCTCCCACTACGTAAGTATCTGGCATTTTCTCTATAATGGCTTTTAAAATTTTGTTAGCATATAAATGTTGTTGGTAATTTGTGGCAACCTTGAGGCCGCACCAGCTGTGGCTCCCTTCTTATGTAGATAGTGTCATATTGTTATCGCTGTATATTCTCTTATTCTGGTCATCTGTTACTTTTCTGCCGAAAAACATATGTACTGCAGCTCTCTCTCTATTAGGAATATGATGATACATTTTATCTTTTTTGTGAACTCACAATTTTTGCGTGTATACTGTTTTTGGCAGTGTGGTGTCTAACACATATGGCCAAGCAGAATCTAATCTCCTCGCTGGAAGTAATTTAGAATCATCTATTCAGCAGATTCTAGAAATGGGGGGAGGAAGTTGGGATCGGGATACTGTGATCCGCGCTCTTCGTGCTGCATATAACAATCCGGAAAGAGCTGTTGAATATCTCTATTCTGTAAGTCTGCACCCACAGAATCTCGCTTTTTTCTGTGGAGTATGAGTGTTTTTGCTGTTAATCCGGTAACTTGTTGTTTGTTGGAAGGCTTTTAGAGAATCCACTGTGTTGGACTCTGTTTTAAATTTTGATTGACTTACTGGCACAAAAGAAATAACTATTTCACAAAActgccatcttgtgccactgccagTACAGCTTTAATGATTTTACTAACTTGCCTCTAGCATACCTGTATACAAACAGAAGGACTTAGTGGCAACCAGGGCTGGAAATTAGTTTGACAATAATTGGTTCAGCTTGTTAGATTAACAAATTTAATTTTCGGCTCCAGTTCTGCTATCTTGGTTCATGAACTAAGTTCAACGAATTAATTGCTGAGTTGAGTTTCGAACTATGCTCGAGTTGGTTCATTGTCAGCCCTAGTGGAAGCGATTTGTTTATAACCATTGCATAATTTTTGCAATCTAAGTTATGTTCAAATTATGACTTTGACCATATCACATAGCTGTCATATTTTTATCATTTGATGCCCTAAATGCAATAATTTGTTTATTAATAATGAACTTCAGGGGTAATGATTTTGATTTAACTTCAAGAACTTAAGAATGGAATGGATAAATGATTATTGTGTATCATTATTATATTTTGTTGTCCAACatctttttttttataatttttttatctAATGTCGATGTTAAATTTAACTGATAGGGCATCCCCGAACAAGCTGATGCTCCAGCAGTTGCTGCATCCACCAATGTTGAGGCAGAAAACCCTTTAGTCCAAGCACCACAACCAGCTGTGCCTTCTGGTGGGCCCAACACCAACCCACTGAACTTGTTTCCCCAGGTGTGTACTGTGTACTGTCCCTCCAGTGTAGTAAAATTTAAACAGTAATGCTGCTAGTTATAATGGCTATTTTTCGAATCAGGGCATTCCCAATTTGGGTGCAAATGAAAATGCAGGCAACCTGGAATTCCTGCGAAACAATGAACAGGTAGTTTAATTGTGTTATCTACAAAGGAAACAGGCttcattttattaattttaaCTATTTATGCATCTAACTATTTTCCTTTGACATTTCAGTTCCAAGCCTTGAGAACAATGGTGCAAGCAAACCCTCAAATCTTGCAGGTATCACTGGTTACTTGTAGACCCGTTTCTATAATTTTCTAGGAcattttaaatcatttttgtttcttttgcaGCCCATGCTTCAAGAACTGGGAAAACAAAATCCACATCTAATGGAGCTCATCCAAGAGCATCAAGCTGACTTTTTACGCCTTATAAATGAGCCTGGAGGAGAAGAGTAAGATGACTATTTTAAGTCTCTTGTGTTTTTTCATTCTATATGGTATGGACTTTTCAGTAAGTTCCAGTTTAACTAAATACCATTTTCATTGACAGATATGGGCCCATTTGCTTAAgattattaattttttttatgcTATAGTTATCTGTGTGTGAGGTTTTTTCAAACATCATTgttaaaaaatgatttttatgttgattagtttttttttaaattaaatttttaagAAAAACAATTTTAACTGAAGAGGGAGAAAAATATTATTTATGTTGTCTATGTTTTTTCAACCCTaatttattttactttttaaatCTCTAAAAAATCTACAAATTAT encodes:
- the LOC127128757 gene encoding ubiquitin receptor RAD23c encodes the protein MKINVKTLKGTHFEIQVNPKDTVLDVKKNIEVVQGVDVYPAVQQMLIHQGKVLKDESTLEENQVAENSFVVIMLSKSKVAAASSAPSNPAPQAASSLPPPSSTPQPPASTATQGDSNPVQAPAITPPTTVVSNTYGQAESNLLAGSNLESSIQQILEMGGGSWDRDTVIRALRAAYNNPERAVEYLYSGIPEQADAPAVAASTNVEAENPLVQAPQPAVPSGGPNTNPLNLFPQGIPNLGANENAGNLEFLRNNEQFQALRTMVQANPQILQPMLQELGKQNPHLMELIQEHQADFLRLINEPGGEENLEGQLGAVAPQTITITPEEHEAIQRLEEMGFDRDLVLEVFFACNKNEDLAANYLLDHQNEFDD